In Ferrimicrobium acidiphilum DSM 19497, the DNA window ATACTTCAACCAGGTCCAGCTCCTCGTCGACTATAACGTCGAGCAACACATCTGGGCTATAAGGTGGAAGGCCCGCAAGCGACGCTGACTCCAGCAGCTCGACCACCTCCGTGGGCACCAACCCGGAGGCTTCTGCTAACGATGCAATCGTCGCAGATCCCCCATTTACTCTGAGATATGAAAGGAGTCCCTGCACCGCTCGAAAACGATCCTCGAGTGTTCGAGTTTTTCGGCTACGAGCAGGCGAAAGTGGAATTGGGTCAATCACCTCAGGTGCACCTACACGTAGATCGGTTTCAAGTGAATGCAGTACCGCTTCGACCTGTCGCATGAACCTCTGTCGAACCGCTAGCGGCTCTATGGGTACTACGGGATGAGCCTCCATCAGCAGGTCAGAGATGAGCGCACCGACGTTGGATACCTCGACGGTGCCCGTCGTCAAGCTCCCACCGTCTACAGTCGGGTCGCCGTCCGTCTCAACTGCCACCCGCGCACCAAGCAACTCGAGTTGGGCTCTTGACCCCACGAGTGTGACCTCGACTTTTTCATCTACCTCTAGAAGCCAAGGGTGTTCGGGTAGAGCTGACCTCAAATCAGCGGGTCTCGGATATTCGTCAATCTGACCCACCATAAAAGGAGGTTCCATTCGATCGGTACGAAAGCTCTTTTGTTGACCTCGCTCGTCGGCTACCAGGTAGGCGTGACCCCAACGCATGAGGACTCCAAAAGGAAAGATGTCGCGTTCCAATCCTCGATAGACAAAACGAAGCCGACGTGATTCAGCGATCGCCCTGCCAAGATCAGGGTGCAGATGGACAAGTTCTCCCATCTCCCAGACAATTGGGGCTGCCTGGCGATACAGGAGACCTAGTCGAGTCTCGAAGTGCCTCCCATACTGCCCAACAAAGACGGCGCATCCGAGGGCGGCTTCGAGAGCTGCCCACTCAGTGCGGGTAAGATCCAACTCGAATTGGATGTCCTGTACCTCGATACGGTAGCCAACCTGAGAGCGTCCCGGCAGGCTCACGGTACGTAGAGGGATACCTATCTCTCGCAGGCTCGCCTTCGCCCGCTCAAATGCACGCGCACGAGCTAGGGGCGATTCGGGGAACCCAGGTACGAGATCGGTGATCGTCTCCTGAGTCAACGGCTCGACGGTGGTACTCAAGAGTTCAAAGAGGTTTACCAGTCGAATCAGAGGATCAAATGCCAACCTCAACCAACCCTTCCTATTTCGACGCGGCTTCCAGAGCGACGAGATCAACCCTCTGGCGTCCATGCTCTTGCTCAGACGATGAAAACTCTGTCTTTGGATAGCCAGAACAATAGCCTAAACTTACCAAGTAACCCTCATGTGGGAGACCCTCACGTGGGGGATGTGTGTCGCTGGGAGGAATAGGTGCTGGGCGCTGTAACGGGCGAAGTAGTGCTTCGCTTCACCCCTCCGTACGGAGGACTGATTGTCCTGGCACTCGGAGGACTATTCTACTACCGGTTTATACCCACGGTGGCTCGTCATCTAGACAGCTCGCCCGTGCACGTCCGGTTGCGAGATGCGGTAACCCGGCGCCAGCATACTTTATTCATTACCGGTCTGATCATCCTTGCATTGATGGAGAGTTGGCCCTCGCTCGAACTTGCTCGCTACGTCTCAAGCCTTGCTTATCTCACTCACACGATGATCATCGAGCTTGTCGCAGTTCCTTTGCTCCTCCTTGGAGTCCCCACTTGGCTTCTCCACAAACTGACCGAAACACCGTTCATCGACGCACTACTTCAACTTCTCACCTCACCAATTCTCACGACCATACTCTACTGCGGCGTATTTGTACTCTCGATATTGGCTACCATAGTCCAAGCTCAAGCCACCTCGATGGTGGTCTATGTCTACCTACAGGTAGCCTTCGTCGTTGTCGGTGCGCTCATGTGGATTCCAGCGCTGAGACTCAACCCAGGGACCAAGAAACTATCGACGGGTGCACGAGTGCTGTATCTTTTCACCCAAAGCCTCCTGCCGTCATTCCCAGCTATCGTACTGATATTTGCTCATCACTCGTTCTATCCAATCTTTGCCACGAACATGCACCTCATATTTGGAGTATCGGAGGTCGCTGACCAGCAATTAGCTGGAGGAATCTCTAAGCTCATCGACTTCGGGATTCTCTGGACCGTCGCTGTCGCTATAATGGTCAGGGCGCAAAAACAAGAGGACCTGGGTGCAGACCCGGAGCCAATTACTTGGCTCGATGTCGAGCGCGAGTTCAAAAGAACTCATAAAAACACCGGCGCCTAGATCATCGTTCGACCTATCTCACCATGCCCTAACAAGAGGAGTATCTACAACAGTGCCCAACGAATTACGTAATGTTGCCATCATCGCCCACGTCGACCACGGCAAGACAACCCTGGTAGACAAACTCCTCCGACAATCAGGGGCGTTCCGAGAGAATCAAGCCATCGAGGACCGCATCATGGACTCGATGGATCTTGAGCGAGAAAAAGGGATCACAATTCTAGCCAAGAACACCTCGGTGTACTTTGAGGATTACAAAATTAACCTGGTAGACACGCCAGGACACGCCGACTTTGGTGGGGAAGTTGAGCGCGCCCTCTTCATGGTGGATGGAGCCTTGATGTTGGTCGATGCCGCAGAGGGACCTCTCCCACAGACTCGCTTCGTGCTCCGAAAGGCGCTTGAGCGCAAACTCCCGGTGATCGTAGTGATCAACAAGGTGGATCGTCCCGATGCACGGCCAGGCGAGGTGCTCGACGAGATCCTTGGACTCTTCATCGAATTGGGAGCAGATGAAGAGCAGATCGAATTCCCGGTCATCTACGCATCCGCAAAACAAGGGGTGGCTGGCCTGGCCGCTGACCAACTCGAGACCGACTTAACTCCACTGTTTCGCGCGATAATCGAGACTATTCCGGCTCCGCTTGCAATCCTTGACGCCCCACTTCAAGCCCAGGTTACTAATCTTGATGCCTCCCCATACCTGGGCAGGCTCGCGATTTGCCGGGTTTTTGCAGGATCTCTGAAGCGGGGGGCGAGCGTGACTCGCATCCACATCGACGGGACCCAAACTCGAATACGGCTTGGTGAGCTCTTTATCACTCACTACCTTGAGCGAGTCGCCGTGGATGAGGTCGCCGCTGGTGAGCTTGCCATCGTCGCGGGACTCGAGGATGTAAATATCGGCGAGACTATCGCTGACTCTGAAGCACCCACTGCACTCCCTCCACTGACCATTGAAGAGCCTGCGATCTCGATGACAATCGGAGTTAATACCTCCCCGCTGGCAGGGAAGGAGGGCAAGAAACTCACGGCCCGTCTCATCAGCTCTAGGCTTGCCCAAGAGACAATAGGTAATGTCGCCATCAAAGTAGTACCAACTGAACGCAACGACACTTTTGAGGTCCAGGGCCGTGGCGAACTTGCGCTCGCGGTTCTAATAGAACTTATGCGCAGAGAAGGATTTGAGCTTACAGTGTCGAAGCCAAAGGCGCTCACAATGGTCGTAGATGGCCAAGTTCAAGAGCCTTTTGAGCTCCTTGAGGTAGATGTTCCCGACGAATACTTCGGCTCACTCACCCAAATTGTCTCAATGCGTCGGGCCACACTTGACTCCATGCATCAGATGGCATCTGGTTGGATGCGCGCTAGCTATCTGATTCCGTCACGAGGGCTCCTCGGAATTCGCAGCGAGCTACTCTCAGCGACTCGAGGAAGCGCCA includes these proteins:
- a CDS encoding WYL domain-containing protein — protein: MAFDPLIRLVNLFELLSTTVEPLTQETITDLVPGFPESPLARARAFERAKASLREIGIPLRTVSLPGRSQVGYRIEVQDIQFELDLTRTEWAALEAALGCAVFVGQYGRHFETRLGLLYRQAAPIVWEMGELVHLHPDLGRAIAESRRLRFVYRGLERDIFPFGVLMRWGHAYLVADERGQQKSFRTDRMEPPFMVGQIDEYPRPADLRSALPEHPWLLEVDEKVEVTLVGSRAQLELLGARVAVETDGDPTVDGGSLTTGTVEVSNVGALISDLLMEAHPVVPIEPLAVRQRFMRQVEAVLHSLETDLRVGAPEVIDPIPLSPARSRKTRTLEDRFRAVQGLLSYLRVNGGSATIASLAEASGLVPTEVVELLESASLAGLPPYSPDVLLDVIVDEELDLVEVSIDSGLSRTQRIDVVEAMTVLATLEAVTSIMDGEVSELQSASEKLRLAIRQQLLRSGEVINSDNPPEVVALLRRAIAEPECVEFDYVDAEGRVSVRHVFAVSLFVLAGRWYLFGLSDGSGRHFRLDRMRQVRLLAFDSCQDESEIRKARRSLDRLDPLGLRSSGTPTRLQLRAEQLATLEALTMGVFDHDGDAFVVYSFREEWLERLLLALGPGTSGVFGAGLLAAVRARGESLLTLLTGLTGNLESGC
- a CDS encoding cytochrome c oxidase assembly protein, whose product is MLGAVTGEVVLRFTPPYGGLIVLALGGLFYYRFIPTVARHLDSSPVHVRLRDAVTRRQHTLFITGLIILALMESWPSLELARYVSSLAYLTHTMIIELVAVPLLLLGVPTWLLHKLTETPFIDALLQLLTSPILTTILYCGVFVLSILATIVQAQATSMVVYVYLQVAFVVVGALMWIPALRLNPGTKKLSTGARVLYLFTQSLLPSFPAIVLIFAHHSFYPIFATNMHLIFGVSEVADQQLAGGISKLIDFGILWTVAVAIMVRAQKQEDLGADPEPITWLDVEREFKRTHKNTGA
- the typA gene encoding translational GTPase TypA, giving the protein MPNELRNVAIIAHVDHGKTTLVDKLLRQSGAFRENQAIEDRIMDSMDLEREKGITILAKNTSVYFEDYKINLVDTPGHADFGGEVERALFMVDGALMLVDAAEGPLPQTRFVLRKALERKLPVIVVINKVDRPDARPGEVLDEILGLFIELGADEEQIEFPVIYASAKQGVAGLAADQLETDLTPLFRAIIETIPAPLAILDAPLQAQVTNLDASPYLGRLAICRVFAGSLKRGASVTRIHIDGTQTRIRLGELFITHYLERVAVDEVAAGELAIVAGLEDVNIGETIADSEAPTALPPLTIEEPAISMTIGVNTSPLAGKEGKKLTARLISSRLAQETIGNVAIKVVPTERNDTFEVQGRGELALAVLIELMRREGFELTVSKPKALTMVVDGQVQEPFELLEVDVPDEYFGSLTQIVSMRRATLDSMHQMASGWMRASYLIPSRGLLGIRSELLSATRGSAIIHHTFEKWGPVVGEIKPRSQGSLVSDRTGVAMTYALLNLQERGELFVSPQDQVYEGMVIGINARPGDMDVNPTKEKKLTNVRSSTADELVRLVPPIPLTLESALELITDDECVEVTPTQVRVRKVILDGAARAKARRPGQST